CTCCCCAGCCCCTCACCCAGCTGGTCCTTCTTGCGCCGGATGATCGCGGTGTGCGGGATCGGGACGCCGAGCGGATGCTTGAACAGCGCCGTGACCGCAAACCAGTCCGCGAGCGCGCCGACCATGCCCGCCTCTGCCGCGGCCCGCACGTAACCGACCCAGCCCGGCGCCCCGCCGCCCTTCTGCGCCCACGTGCAGACCAGGAAGATCACCGTGGCGGCCAGCAGGAAGCCCAGCGCGACGAGTTTCATTCGGCGCAGGCCGCGGCGGCGCTCCTCGTCAGCGACTGGATCTGCCCCCGCGAACGACTCCGCCAGCGAGCCCCGCTCCGACATCGCGGTGGCTCCCGCCAACAGCGACGGCAGGGCGGACCCGCCGCTTCTTGACCCCGGCAACTCCGATCGTTCAACCACCTCACCATCATCCGCCATGGTCGAGCGGGGGCACCGGGATAAGCCCAACCAGTTAATGTGACTGCGAACCCGTCGTGCGCCGGGTCGGCCCGTATTATGGAGGGCACCTACCGAACGGATCCGCACGAAAGTGGCTCAAAGAACCGAACCGGGCGCCGTCCGAATCGACGGCCGCAAACGGCGCTGGCATCAGCACAAGGTCGATAGACGCAACGAGTTGGTCGACGGCACCCTTGAGGCGATCAGGACCCGTGGCCGTGACGTCAGCATGGACGAGATAGCGGCTGAAATCGGCGTTTCGAAGACGGTTTTGTACCGCTACTTCGTGGACAAGAACGACCTGACCACAGCCGTCATGATGCGGTTCGCCCAGACCACTCTGATCCCCAACATGGCCGCCGCGCTCTCCACCGATCTGGACGGGTACGACCTCGTTCGCGAGATCATCCGGGTGTACGTCGAGACCGTTGCCGCGGAGCCCGAAATCTACCCATTTGTCTTCGCGAACAGCTCCGCCAGCAAAAGCAAGGTCATCGCCGACAGCGAACGGATCATCGCCGGAATGCTGGCCGTGATGTTCCGGCGCCGCATGCAGAAGGCCGGAATGGACACCAAGGGCGTCGAACCGTGGGCGTACATGATCGTCGGTGGAGTCCAGTTGGCTACGCACTCCTGGATGTCGCACCGGCGGATGTCCTCGGATGAGTTGATCGACTACCTGACCATGCTGGCCTGGAACGCACTGTGCGGCATCGTCGAGGCCGGCGGGTCCCTCGAATTGTTCAACAGCGTGCCGCATCCCTCG
The DNA window shown above is from Mycolicibacterium confluentis and carries:
- a CDS encoding TetR/AcrR family transcriptional regulator encodes the protein MAQRTEPGAVRIDGRKRRWHQHKVDRRNELVDGTLEAIRTRGRDVSMDEIAAEIGVSKTVLYRYFVDKNDLTTAVMMRFAQTTLIPNMAAALSTDLDGYDLVREIIRVYVETVAAEPEIYPFVFANSSASKSKVIADSERIIAGMLAVMFRRRMQKAGMDTKGVEPWAYMIVGGVQLATHSWMSHRRMSSDELIDYLTMLAWNALCGIVEAGGSLELFNSVPHPSPVLPSPQE